The Gilliamella apicola genome window below encodes:
- a CDS encoding site-specific DNA-methyltransferase produces MNKLKMHSFDIIQKNIEKMKVLFPSCVTEAKGKDGEIKLSVDFDRLKQELSHFIVEGPQERYQLDWPGKREALLTANMPITKTLRPCSKESVNFDDTKNLFIEGDNLDVLKLLQETYLAKVKMIYIDPPYNTGTAMIYKNDFSEKIDKYLERTNQIDENGNSLVVNRNSNGRFHSDWLSMMYSRLKLARNLLTDDGFAILAMDDSEIENLIKICDEIFGSENRISIISVVHKPEGRNQEKFIGTSNEFALIYAKNKSLANFNNVVLNEEVAKTFKFSDSNSNYKLQSFISKNHGRAGKDTSLRINKPQFWYPIFVSPDLQEITVQEKVGYKAIYPVTSTGQERTWNTSKDTCINLIKKGELVAINKDDKISIFQKYREKQVIKSHWIDKKYNAINYGTKILDNLMQTKTFDFPKSLYLLIDLLKLTTKNDDLIMDFFAGSSTTAHAVMQLNAEDGGNRRFIMVQFPEKCDQKSEAFKAGYQNIAEISKERIRRAGTKVLKDNFNEQWHKDIGFRVLKLDSSNMADVYYSPEQLKQDDLFKQIENIKADRTDEDLLFQILLDWGIDLSLPVKKEIIQNKLVFFVDDNALAACFNLGVDENLIKELANKKPLRVVFRNDGFDSDVVKINAEQIFKQISPNTEVKVI; encoded by the coding sequence ATGAATAAACTTAAAATGCACAGCTTTGATATAATACAGAAAAATATAGAAAAAATGAAGGTATTGTTTCCTAGCTGTGTGACTGAAGCAAAAGGAAAGGATGGTGAAATAAAGTTATCAGTAGATTTTGATCGGCTTAAGCAAGAGTTATCTCACTTTATTGTGGAAGGACCTCAAGAACGTTATCAATTGGATTGGCCAGGAAAACGTGAAGCGCTATTAACTGCAAATATGCCAATAACTAAAACACTACGCCCATGTAGCAAAGAAAGTGTCAACTTCGATGATACAAAAAATTTATTTATTGAAGGCGATAATCTTGATGTTTTAAAGTTACTTCAAGAAACATATTTAGCTAAAGTGAAAATGATTTATATAGATCCGCCATATAATACAGGGACAGCGATGATATATAAAAATGATTTTTCAGAAAAAATTGATAAATATCTTGAACGTACTAATCAAATAGATGAAAACGGTAATTCTTTAGTTGTTAATCGTAATAGTAATGGACGATTTCATTCTGATTGGTTGAGTATGATGTATAGTCGCCTAAAACTAGCTCGTAATTTACTTACAGATGATGGATTTGCCATTTTAGCCATGGATGACAGTGAAATTGAAAATTTAATTAAAATTTGTGATGAAATCTTTGGTAGCGAAAATAGAATAAGTATTATTAGCGTCGTGCATAAACCAGAAGGACGAAATCAAGAAAAATTTATTGGTACTAGTAATGAATTTGCTTTAATTTATGCCAAAAATAAATCATTGGCAAATTTTAATAACGTAGTCTTAAACGAGGAAGTAGCTAAAACCTTCAAATTTTCAGATAGTAACAGTAATTATAAATTGCAATCATTTATATCAAAAAATCATGGAAGAGCCGGAAAAGATACTAGTTTAAGGATTAATAAACCTCAGTTTTGGTATCCTATTTTTGTTAGTCCTGATTTACAAGAAATAACAGTTCAAGAAAAAGTTGGGTATAAGGCTATTTATCCTGTAACGTCAACTGGGCAGGAAAGAACTTGGAATACTTCTAAAGACACTTGTATAAATCTAATTAAGAAAGGTGAATTAGTTGCAATAAATAAGGACGATAAGATTTCTATATTTCAAAAGTATAGAGAAAAGCAGGTAATTAAATCTCATTGGATAGATAAAAAATATAATGCTATTAATTATGGAACTAAAATTTTAGATAATTTGATGCAGACAAAAACTTTTGACTTCCCCAAATCCTTATATTTATTAATTGATTTATTAAAATTAACAACAAAAAATGATGATCTAATTATGGATTTTTTTGCAGGTTCATCAACAACTGCTCATGCTGTTATGCAACTTAACGCAGAAGATGGTGGTAACCGGAGATTTATAATGGTTCAGTTTCCTGAAAAATGTGACCAGAAAAGTGAGGCTTTTAAGGCTGGTTATCAAAATATCGCTGAAATATCCAAAGAACGTATACGACGAGCTGGAACAAAAGTATTAAAAGATAATTTTAATGAACAATGGCATAAAGATATCGGTTTTCGTGTTTTAAAGTTAGACTCTTCCAATATGGCGGATGTATATTATTCTCCTGAACAATTGAAACAAGATGATTTGTTTAAACAAATTGAAAATATTAAAGCTGATCGTACTGACGAGGATTTACTTTTCCAGATATTGTTGGATTGGGGCATCGATCTTTCTTTACCAGTAAAAAAAGAGATAATTCAAAATAAATTAGTTTTCTTTGTTGATGATAATGCTCTAGCAGCATGTTTTAATTTGGGTGTTGACGAAAATTTAATAAAAGAATTGGCGAATAAAAAACCATTGCGGGTGGTTTTCCGTAATGATGGTTTTGATTCTGATGTGGTAAAAATTAATGCCGAACAAATTTTTAAACAAATATCACCAAATACTGAAGTTAAAGTAATATAA
- a CDS encoding ubiquinol-cytochrome C chaperone family protein, which translates to MAIIDTNLLFLKELESEDLDNLYTILVYGNKDDRYNNNKNLMEGLSDNTKVKLYYPDHKKYYDLMASELCEFGGNSICNWFRGRGVPYREVLSDVSSKFGVKDQDNLTTEELENALILETVKKTIDKMSESERFEMAKSLNLNINININTCTAEALYAAFMVAFKLGGFKSYQLTVIIANIIVKAITGAGLSLAGNAMLTKFMSIITGPIGWIVTGIWTAVDIAGPAYRITIPAVFEIILLRNKHLATIKADGKDQNDWINSIHND; encoded by the coding sequence ATGGCAATTATAGATACTAATTTACTTTTTTTAAAAGAATTAGAATCAGAAGATTTAGATAACTTATATACTATCTTAGTATATGGTAATAAAGATGACAGATATAATAATAATAAAAATTTAATGGAAGGATTATCGGACAATACAAAAGTAAAATTATATTATCCAGATCATAAAAAATATTACGATTTAATGGCTTCAGAATTATGTGAATTTGGCGGTAATTCAATTTGTAACTGGTTTAGGGGAAGAGGTGTACCATATAGAGAAGTGTTAAGTGATGTAAGCTCTAAATTTGGGGTTAAAGACCAAGATAATTTAACTACAGAGGAATTAGAAAATGCGTTAATACTAGAAACAGTAAAAAAAACAATAGATAAAATGAGTGAAAGTGAAAGATTTGAAATGGCAAAAAGTTTAAATCTAAATATAAACATAAATATAAATACATGCACTGCAGAAGCTCTATATGCAGCATTTATGGTTGCATTTAAGTTGGGAGGGTTTAAATCTTATCAACTTACAGTGATAATAGCTAATATTATAGTTAAAGCTATAACTGGCGCAGGTCTATCTCTTGCTGGAAATGCTATGTTGACAAAATTTATGAGTATAATAACAGGACCTATTGGTTGGATAGTAACAGGAATTTGGACTGCTGTTGATATTGCTGGACCTGCATATAGAATAACTATACCTGCTGTATTTGAAATAATTTTATTAAGAAATAAACATTTAGCCACGATAAAGGCTGATGGCAAAGATCAAAATGATTGGATTAACTCAATCCATAATGATTAA
- a CDS encoding site-specific integrase, translating into MTKNNIINADLEYYKKLVHLELIQQKQSEMIKRLNHLIQFDINAPKYLLEPEIKKFFDFVDNYNKLMLFKLLWITGARISEALLLTPANFIFSIDSCLKKILPYAKNGLKNVISLPLSISDCLPSTSRTIVDASIFSL; encoded by the coding sequence ATGACTAAAAATAATATTATTAATGCTGATTTAGAGTATTACAAAAAATTAGTTCATTTAGAACTGATACAACAGAAACAATCAGAAATGATTAAACGACTTAATCATTTAATTCAATTTGATATCAATGCGCCCAAATATCTACTGGAGCCTGAAATTAAAAAATTTTTTGATTTCGTTGATAATTATAACAAGTTAATGCTATTTAAATTATTATGGATAACAGGCGCTAGGATTAGCGAAGCATTACTACTAACACCAGCAAATTTTATATTCAGTATTGATTCGTGTTTAAAGAAAATTTTGCCGTATGCAAAAAACGGTCTAAAGAATGTTATTTCATTGCCGTTGTCGATTAGTGATTGTTTACCTTCAACATCACGAACTATTGTTGACGCATCAATTTTTAGCCTTTAA
- a CDS encoding conjugal transfer protein TraG N-terminal domain-containing protein has translation MNATSYFDYIMLLLGWLSNNVIWYSIATSGIVIIPFILKLLDTFRKTKEEGSDEENTFLILNRLEVYFYTSILIIFATCAPVLEPDFKVYKYEQTKTDCSFNEVSISGSSFQSLASDIDGQSIKIPVWWYGVHALSQGLTRASITAIPCKVDIRRVAVEVQKLQINDPILLEEVKQFYANCFNPSFYKLRDNSRSLSNSMINDVYWPGSTFYLTEPGYYDSFRALTPQKDWPYDPNRDVGLTPGDNYTGYPGCKSWWQDSNVGLRTKLLNEADNMGDTLKYTESIGFFTSKADKEEVYLKSLTTPSKFVATKSTMFSDYSGNNDKTLMQHVSGFFSTIGLAWNSMSSQLDADGYRKMAPFIQSCLLFVVIILLPIVITASGFSPKAVITTTFIIFGIIFLSFFWEIGRFLDTKLIDIIYDGSQVGRNPKDFLSIENSKDIKDLSIIRIITSVIFIGFPIILLASFSWAGHSIGNAVNSALGSMGEPAENAGSQGADKVASAAKTVMTRKGK, from the coding sequence ATGAATGCAACTAGTTATTTCGATTATATAATGTTGTTACTTGGATGGTTAAGTAATAATGTGATTTGGTATTCAATAGCAACATCAGGAATAGTTATAATTCCATTTATTCTTAAATTGCTTGATACTTTTAGAAAAACAAAAGAGGAAGGGAGCGATGAAGAAAATACATTTTTGATCCTAAATAGGCTTGAGGTTTATTTTTATACTTCTATTCTTATTATTTTTGCTACTTGCGCTCCTGTTTTAGAACCTGATTTTAAAGTTTATAAATATGAACAAACAAAAACAGATTGTTCTTTCAATGAAGTATCTATTAGTGGATCAAGCTTCCAGAGTTTAGCTTCAGATATTGATGGTCAATCTATTAAAATACCAGTGTGGTGGTATGGTGTACATGCTCTATCGCAAGGTTTAACAAGAGCATCGATAACAGCAATCCCCTGTAAAGTTGATATACGGCGAGTTGCAGTGGAAGTGCAAAAACTACAAATTAACGATCCTATTTTGCTTGAAGAGGTGAAGCAATTTTACGCAAATTGTTTTAATCCATCTTTTTATAAATTACGGGATAATTCTCGTTCATTATCTAACTCAATGATAAATGATGTTTATTGGCCAGGATCAACATTTTACTTAACGGAACCTGGTTATTATGATTCTTTTAGAGCTTTAACACCACAAAAAGACTGGCCTTATGATCCGAATAGAGATGTAGGTCTTACACCTGGTGATAATTATACTGGTTATCCAGGTTGTAAATCTTGGTGGCAAGATTCCAATGTAGGTTTAAGAACTAAACTATTAAATGAAGCTGACAACATGGGAGATACGTTAAAATACACTGAATCAATAGGTTTTTTCACTAGTAAAGCTGATAAAGAGGAGGTCTATTTAAAATCGTTGACGACTCCATCAAAATTTGTTGCTACTAAGAGCACTATGTTTTCCGATTATAGTGGTAATAATGATAAAACGTTGATGCAACATGTTAGCGGGTTTTTTTCTACAATTGGATTGGCATGGAATTCTATGTCTAGTCAACTTGATGCGGATGGATATAGAAAAATGGCTCCGTTTATTCAATCGTGTTTATTGTTTGTTGTTATAATTCTTCTGCCAATTGTAATTACAGCTAGTGGATTTAGTCCTAAAGCTGTAATAACTACAACATTTATTATTTTTGGTATTATATTTTTGTCATTTTTTTGGGAAATTGGTAGATTTTTAGATACAAAATTAATTGATATTATTTATGATGGAAGCCAAGTTGGGCGTAATCCTAAGGATTTTCTTTCAATAGAAAATAGTAAAGATATAAAAGATCTTTCTATTATTAGAATTATAACATCTGTTATTTTCATTGGTTTTCCTATTATATTATTAGCTTCATTCTCGTGGGCAGGGCATTCAATAGGTAATGCTGTTAATTCAGCTTTGGGATCTATGGGCGAACCTGCTGAAAATGCAGGAAGTCAAGGGGCTGATAAGGTGGCATCAGCTGCTAAGACAGTAATGACAAGGAAAGGAAAGTAA
- a CDS encoding integrating conjugative element protein — MLASSISYGATSKYISGSITDDIYYRIGGGSVSTMNFLYQKPNSIGVGVKWQSNLICGNFDFRSTISNQLNGVTEGFNDVMGSIIKNATAAVASLPALIIQRANPQLYDLLTNGVLQAKLDYSDMKMSCRQMANKMADYAEDAGLVQAAKIENLASLLGGSVDAVRADKIVEKEGGDNGLSWIGGVKKGGKGQNPINLTKDVTMAGYNLLINRNVTDTSPVSDADTKGNIYKTWNKPSDAQDWITDVLGDLTYTSTQSNSKKSKPGRGLNPVIQEYYEEYYSELVDLVNGKKAINDENLKKVNGGGIQITRGLIESLQNDSERAVLTNRLSSEMALSRAIGETLMARRILLTGLKEPNISYNTTLKDIMHTQIAELDIELNQVRLEFDMKRAISGNTALVIAERNKNRQKGITIPLGQDEDAIFNNN; from the coding sequence TTGTTGGCATCATCAATTTCTTATGGAGCCACTTCAAAATATATTTCAGGTTCGATTACTGATGATATTTATTATCGGATAGGTGGTGGTTCTGTGTCAACTATGAACTTTCTGTATCAGAAACCAAATTCTATTGGTGTGGGTGTTAAATGGCAATCTAATTTAATCTGTGGAAATTTTGATTTTAGATCGACGATCTCAAATCAGTTAAATGGTGTTACAGAGGGTTTTAATGATGTCATGGGCAGTATTATTAAAAATGCAACTGCTGCTGTGGCGAGTTTACCTGCATTAATTATTCAACGAGCTAATCCGCAGTTATATGACCTGTTGACAAATGGTGTTCTTCAAGCCAAGTTGGACTATTCAGATATGAAAATGAGTTGTAGGCAGATGGCAAATAAAATGGCCGATTATGCCGAGGATGCAGGATTAGTACAGGCAGCTAAAATCGAAAATTTAGCGTCATTATTAGGTGGTAGTGTTGATGCGGTTCGAGCTGACAAAATAGTAGAAAAAGAAGGTGGAGATAATGGTCTTTCTTGGATTGGTGGAGTTAAAAAAGGTGGAAAGGGGCAGAATCCGATTAATTTAACGAAAGATGTAACGATGGCTGGTTATAATCTGTTAATAAATCGGAATGTAACAGATACATCACCAGTTAGCGATGCTGATACAAAGGGTAATATATATAAAACATGGAACAAACCGTCTGATGCACAGGATTGGATTACTGATGTTTTAGGTGATCTTACATACACATCAACCCAATCAAATAGTAAAAAATCTAAACCAGGTAGAGGTTTAAATCCAGTTATTCAGGAATATTATGAGGAGTATTATTCAGAACTAGTTGATTTAGTTAATGGTAAGAAGGCCATTAACGATGAGAATTTGAAAAAAGTTAACGGGGGAGGGATACAGATTACTAGAGGGTTAATTGAATCATTACAAAATGATTCAGAGCGGGCGGTTTTAACTAATAGGTTATCTAGTGAAATGGCGTTATCACGGGCAATCGGAGAAACTCTAATGGCTAGACGAATTCTATTAACAGGACTGAAAGAACCGAATATTTCATATAACACCACGTTGAAAGATATAATGCATACTCAAATTGCAGAGTTAGATATTGAATTGAATCAGGTTCGATTAGAATTTGACATGAAGAGAGCGATAAGTGGCAATACAGCATTAGTTATAGCAGAGAGAAATAAAAATAGGCAGAAGGGAATTACAATACCTCTTGGTCAAGACGAAGATGCTATATTTAATAATAATTAA
- a CDS encoding TIGR03756 family integrating conjugative element protein — MSRLKINIFITGILLFYNISAVNATTSITTERIIPSALSLSCADYKIVGICYWLSCSFGCRVRTSIKVKHFIPDMVVSSYSNTGENPWIEAKMILKPLTISTSSMAQSGGDTNTRQAHNHTKVRFKDVDALGHPGGAVFSSMLSGMGYYCSNGVTPLYPYYTSSLDFLAWRQVPLEQFYPEALVPGVREIGSIFSANMWGNIYPRSGAVVQADDFKAAAVTAQRAADIFTNSGQAHVYRQYTRKHKDGFWPPSPVKENTNNHKWQILAPEMSNTCDTFPNLNKSSSLDGAYVFSLWRPYKCCKPRGHFLYSIDWDN; from the coding sequence ATGAGTAGATTAAAAATAAATATATTTATAACCGGAATTTTGCTTTTTTATAATATTAGTGCCGTTAATGCTACTACATCAATAACCACTGAAAGAATAATTCCATCAGCATTATCGTTATCATGTGCCGATTATAAAATTGTTGGAATATGCTATTGGTTATCTTGTTCGTTTGGCTGTAGAGTTAGAACGTCTATAAAAGTGAAGCACTTCATTCCAGATATGGTTGTTTCCAGTTATTCAAATACTGGGGAAAATCCGTGGATTGAGGCAAAGATGATATTAAAACCGTTAACAATATCAACATCTTCAATGGCTCAGTCGGGAGGGGATACAAATACGAGACAGGCTCATAACCATACTAAGGTTCGATTTAAAGATGTCGATGCACTAGGGCATCCAGGTGGAGCTGTTTTCTCAAGTATGTTATCAGGAATGGGATATTATTGTTCTAACGGCGTAACTCCATTATATCCGTATTATACAAGTTCCCTAGATTTCTTAGCTTGGAGGCAAGTTCCGCTTGAGCAGTTTTATCCGGAAGCCTTGGTTCCTGGAGTAAGAGAGATAGGAAGTATTTTTTCAGCTAATATGTGGGGAAACATTTATCCTCGGTCGGGGGCGGTGGTACAGGCTGATGACTTCAAAGCAGCAGCAGTAACAGCACAAAGAGCTGCTGATATTTTCACGAATTCAGGTCAGGCACATGTCTATAGACAATATACAAGGAAACATAAAGACGGATTTTGGCCTCCGTCACCTGTCAAAGAAAACACGAACAACCATAAGTGGCAAATCCTTGCTCCTGAAATGTCTAACACATGCGATACGTTTCCGAATTTAAATAAATCATCATCACTAGATGGGGCGTATGTGTTTTCCCTTTGGAGGCCTTATAAGTGCTGTAAACCTAGGGGTCATTTTTTATATAGTATTGATTGGGATAATTAA
- a CDS encoding TIGR03757 family integrating conjugative element protein, whose product MSFLKKIFSLIITISIYSFPFCYASENDIEKIEVFIQQESLADCIQDNNCFVYNIDAAEDYLNRVFSNLSSNQDEAYMQSMRIFESPEWAEHELKIKELQHNVLRAWILGVKKHPAIVINDTFVVYGTTDIEKAKRDFELRVNNE is encoded by the coding sequence GTGAGTTTTTTAAAAAAAATATTCAGTCTAATTATAACTATTTCAATTTATTCATTTCCATTCTGTTATGCAAGCGAAAATGATATAGAGAAAATAGAGGTTTTTATTCAACAAGAATCTTTAGCTGATTGCATTCAAGATAATAATTGTTTTGTTTATAACATCGATGCCGCAGAGGATTATTTAAACAGAGTTTTTTCTAATTTATCTTCTAACCAAGATGAAGCTTATATGCAATCGATGAGAATTTTTGAATCACCGGAATGGGCAGAACACGAACTGAAAATAAAGGAACTCCAACATAATGTATTACGAGCATGGATATTGGGAGTAAAAAAACATCCTGCTATCGTTATTAACGATACTTTTGTTGTGTATGGAACTACAGATATTGAAAAGGCAAAGCGGGATTTTGAGTTGAGGGTTAACAATGAGTAG
- a CDS encoding conjugative transfer ATPase produces the protein MNLNILRTGLLTKKNKEKELYKRNSQKSIVDYLPWVEYLDDSNSILLEDGRSVGAIFEIIPYGTEAKTFEKLKDIREVVNNAIQDSFSERDSNPWVVQFYCNDDNSLNDYIERLREYPNSNAKGTEYTQNWLDIMEVHLKGITKNNGLFFDNEVTKTVWRGQLRRTRMVIYRYVGDKETISTSTALEELNLACHSVIDSLKGAGISCIKLDKRAVHDWLCRWFNPNFAGMTKDEFLKTSKLIIEDEDIEGEESVPILNDFTESLFFSEPKSQNGFWYFDGLPHSVLVVDRLKKKPNIGHITGETPKADGINALFDLLPEGTVMVQTIVIFPQDKLENHILNISRKALGENSESISVKEDCRDVMGFLKSRHKMFKCAFAFYSVGSDERDLKRKLLNLNNILNNNGIVAVKDGCEVEPLKSYLRWLPMNFNPEYDKKSLYTKFQWCQHISNLAPLFGRSCGTGNSGVTFFNRGGGILTYDPLRDRAQNGHKLILGPTGAGKSATLVGEISQLIAMERPRTIIVETGNSFGLMVDYMEKFGVSVHRVSLKPGSGVVLNPLADSHLIFGNNNNLFNDEENLNDDILAEALYSSDSDEDEGDAQRDVLGEIEIAIRLMITGGELEEDKLLRRADRAMIRHAIIMAAKKALDEKRQAIPSDVQQALFQIGENVEIPQIRRNKAYEMGEAMGMFTQGFEGDIFNKQGQHWPDVDLIHVDLATFAREGYEAQLSIAYISLINHINNMGELYQHQSRAIVNITDEAHIITVNPLLAAYLTKASKMWRKLGVWLWLATQNMEDFPDAAAKLLSMIEWWEMLVTESSEAEKIKRFKALTAEQVAMITSARKAKNKYTEGVVLSKKMEALFRIVPPSLFLALAMTEKDEKAERMEIMKTNNVSELDAAIEVARRLDVKRGLVNN, from the coding sequence TTGAATTTGAATATATTACGTACTGGACTTCTGACTAAAAAAAATAAAGAGAAAGAACTCTATAAAAGAAATTCTCAAAAATCAATCGTTGATTATCTGCCTTGGGTTGAGTATTTAGACGATTCTAACTCCATTTTGTTAGAGGATGGTCGATCAGTTGGTGCTATATTTGAAATTATTCCATATGGTACAGAGGCTAAAACGTTTGAAAAATTAAAGGATATTAGAGAGGTTGTCAACAATGCAATACAGGATTCTTTTAGTGAACGGGACAGTAATCCGTGGGTAGTTCAATTTTATTGTAATGATGATAACAGTTTAAATGATTACATTGAGCGATTAAGGGAATATCCAAATAGTAATGCTAAAGGCACGGAATATACCCAAAATTGGTTAGATATTATGGAGGTTCATTTAAAAGGGATAACTAAAAATAATGGTTTATTTTTTGATAATGAGGTGACTAAAACAGTTTGGAGAGGTCAATTACGGCGAACACGGATGGTTATTTATAGGTATGTGGGAGATAAAGAAACCATCTCTACATCTACAGCATTGGAAGAATTAAACCTTGCTTGCCATAGCGTAATTGACTCCTTAAAAGGGGCAGGTATATCGTGTATTAAATTAGATAAAAGAGCCGTTCATGACTGGTTATGTCGTTGGTTTAATCCTAATTTTGCAGGAATGACTAAAGATGAGTTTTTAAAAACAAGTAAACTTATTATTGAGGATGAAGATATTGAAGGTGAAGAGAGTGTTCCTATTCTAAATGATTTTACAGAAAGTCTATTTTTTAGTGAACCGAAAAGTCAAAATGGTTTTTGGTATTTTGACGGGTTACCTCATTCAGTATTGGTTGTTGACCGATTAAAAAAGAAACCTAATATTGGGCATATAACTGGTGAAACGCCCAAGGCGGACGGGATAAATGCGTTATTTGATCTTCTACCAGAGGGGACTGTAATGGTTCAAACCATTGTTATTTTTCCTCAAGATAAGCTGGAAAACCACATATTAAATATATCTAGAAAAGCATTGGGGGAAAACTCGGAATCGATATCTGTTAAGGAGGATTGTCGTGATGTTATGGGATTTCTTAAATCTAGGCACAAAATGTTTAAATGTGCGTTTGCGTTTTATTCGGTAGGAAGTGATGAAAGGGATTTGAAAAGAAAACTATTAAATTTGAATAATATATTAAATAACAATGGAATTGTTGCTGTAAAAGATGGTTGTGAAGTTGAACCTTTAAAATCATATCTTCGTTGGCTACCTATGAATTTTAATCCAGAATACGATAAAAAATCACTCTATACAAAATTTCAATGGTGTCAGCACATATCAAATTTAGCTCCTCTTTTTGGAAGAAGTTGTGGTACTGGTAATTCAGGAGTTACATTTTTTAATCGAGGAGGTGGTATTCTTACGTACGATCCATTAAGGGATCGAGCGCAGAATGGACATAAATTGATTTTAGGGCCGACGGGTGCAGGAAAATCAGCCACACTTGTTGGAGAAATTAGTCAACTAATAGCAATGGAACGTCCCAGAACGATTATAGTGGAAACAGGTAACTCATTTGGCTTGATGGTAGACTATATGGAGAAATTTGGAGTTAGTGTTCATAGAGTTAGTTTAAAGCCTGGTTCTGGTGTTGTGTTAAATCCTTTGGCTGATTCTCATTTGATATTTGGAAACAACAATAATTTATTTAATGATGAGGAGAATCTAAATGATGATATTTTAGCTGAAGCATTATATAGCTCCGATTCCGATGAAGATGAGGGTGATGCACAGCGAGATGTTTTAGGTGAGATAGAAATAGCTATTCGACTCATGATTACAGGTGGTGAGTTGGAAGAAGATAAATTACTTAGACGAGCTGACAGGGCTATGATTAGACATGCGATAATCATGGCTGCTAAAAAAGCATTGGATGAAAAAAGACAAGCAATCCCCAGTGATGTTCAACAGGCATTATTTCAGATTGGAGAAAACGTTGAAATTCCTCAAATAAGGCGTAATAAGGCATATGAAATGGGTGAAGCTATGGGGATGTTTACTCAGGGGTTTGAGGGAGATATTTTTAATAAACAGGGTCAGCATTGGCCAGATGTGGATCTAATTCATGTTGATTTAGCTACATTTGCGCGAGAAGGCTACGAAGCTCAACTGTCAATAGCCTACATTTCTTTAATTAATCATATCAATAATATGGGTGAGCTATATCAACATCAATCTAGAGCTATAGTAAATATTACTGATGAAGCTCACATTATTACTGTCAATCCATTACTTGCTGCCTATCTGACCAAGGCGTCCAAAATGTGGCGAAAACTGGGCGTTTGGCTTTGGCTGGCAACTCAAAATATGGAAGACTTTCCGGATGCTGCTGCAAAATTATTATCCATGATTGAGTGGTGGGAAATGCTAGTAACTGAATCATCTGAAGCTGAAAAAATCAAAAGGTTTAAAGCTTTAACGGCCGAACAGGTTGCAATGATAACGTCTGCTAGAAAGGCTAAAAATAAATACACTGAAGGTGTTGTTCTTTCTAAGAAAATGGAGGCGTTATTTAGAATTGTACCTCCTAGCTTGTTTCTTGCTTTAGCTATGACAGAGAAGGATGAAAAGGCAGAAAGGATGGAAATTATGAAAACTAATAATGTTTCCGAATTAGACGCAGCTATTGAGGTGGCTAGACGATTGGATGTTAAGCGTGGACTTGTAAATAACTAA
- a CDS encoding TIGR03751 family conjugal transfer lipoprotein — protein sequence MLKLIVPIISISFLVGCSTSKDQMFPHTGETIASVWAKKLPNANINDARLQLRRNVDDLERIDEYSSYTRNAKNEIDSQFQRLPNPDLIMFIYPHFSSNNGGSPVPGYSTIFSFFDKTHYAMPGERVKEY from the coding sequence ATGTTAAAATTAATTGTTCCAATAATTTCAATTTCATTTTTAGTTGGGTGTAGCACGTCAAAAGATCAGATGTTTCCTCATACTGGAGAGACTATTGCTAGTGTGTGGGCGAAAAAGTTGCCTAATGCAAATATTAATGATGCTCGATTACAGTTGAGACGTAATGTAGATGATCTTGAACGCATTGATGAGTATAGTTCTTATACTAGGAATGCGAAAAATGAAATTGATAGTCAATTTCAACGGTTACCTAATCCTGATTTAATTATGTTTATTTATCCTCATTTCTCATCAAATAATGGGGGTAGTCCTGTTCCTGGTTATTCAACAATTTTTTCATTTTTCGACAAAACTCATTATGCCATGCCAGGTGAAAGGGTGAAGGAGTATTGA